In Betta splendens chromosome 22, fBetSpl5.4, whole genome shotgun sequence, the following proteins share a genomic window:
- the tgfb3 gene encoding transforming growth factor beta-3 proprotein isoform X2 has protein sequence MNLAKALLFFLLSHFVTMTLSLSTCTTVDIDHIKKKRVEAVRGQILSKLRMTSPPQTTGPSQVPYQVLALYNSTKELIEELGRDRHQSCGQDNTETEYYAKEIYKFNMISGPPENNDLPYCPKGITSKVFRFNVSAMEKNSTNLFRAEFRALRIPNPAAKRNEQRIELYQILQKDDPKAKQRYIGGKNVLTKGTLEWVSFDVTETVREWLMYRQTNLGLEISVHCPCHTFRPNGDIIENANEVLEVKFKGMDYDDLSRTKKQKEQLYPHLILMMLPPHRLDSQTSSRRRKRALDTNYCFKTWAGGGFTSRRGTTPTSAPAPVPTYAAQTPPTVRC, from the exons ATGAATCTGGCGAAAGCgcttctgtttttcctcctgtcacACTTTGTGACAATGACTTTGTCGCTCTCCACTTGCACCACTGTGGACATCGACCACATCAAGAAGAAGCGAGTGGAGGCGGTGCGGGGACAGATCCTCAGTAAACTCCGTATGACCAGTCCGCCTCAAACAACAGGTCCGAGTCAAGTCCCGTATCAGGTTCTGGCCCTTTATAACAGCACCAAGGAGCTCATTGAGGAGCTCGGGAGGGACAGGCATCAGAGCTGTGGACAGGATAACACGGAGACCGAGTACTATGCCAAAGAGATTTACAAGTTCAACATGATCAGTGGTCCGCCAGAAAACA ACGACCTCCCCTACTGCCCAAAGGGCATCACCTCCAAGGTGTTCCGCTTCAACGTCTCGGCCATGGAGAAGAACTCCACCAACCTGTTCCGGGCCGAGTTCCGGGCCTTGCGGATCCCCAACCCTGCTGCCAAGAGGAACGAGCAGAGGATCGAGCTctaccag ATCCTCCAGAAAGACGACCCCAAAGCCAAACAGCGCTACATTGGGGGCAAGAATGTCCTGACCAAGGGAACGCTGGAGTGGGTCTCCTTTGATGTCACGGAGACAGTGAGGGAGTGGCTCATGTACCGGC AAACCAATCTCGGCCTGGAGATCAGCGTGCACTGCCCCTGCCACACGTTCAGGCCCAATGGGGACATTATTGAGAATGCCAATGAGGTGCTGGAGGTCAAGTTCAAAG GTATGGACTATGACGACCTGAGCCGGACCAAGAAGCAAAAGGAGCAGCTCTACCCCCACCTCATCCTGATGATGCTCCCCCCCCACAGGCTGGACTCGCAGACGTCTTCTCGCAGACGCAAGCGGGCGCTTGACACCAATTACTGCTTCAA GACCTGGGCTGGAGGTGGATTCACCAGCCGGAGGGGTACTACGCCAACTTCTGCTCCGGCCCCTGTCCCTACCTACGCAGCGCAGACACCACCCACAGTTCG ctgctga
- the tgfb3 gene encoding transforming growth factor beta-3 proprotein isoform X1 — translation MNLAKALLFFLLSHFVTMTLSLSTCTTVDIDHIKKKRVEAVRGQILSKLRMTSPPQTTGPSQVPYQVLALYNSTKELIEELGRDRHQSCGQDNTETEYYAKEIYKFNMISGPPENNDLPYCPKGITSKVFRFNVSAMEKNSTNLFRAEFRALRIPNPAAKRNEQRIELYQILQKDDPKAKQRYIGGKNVLTKGTLEWVSFDVTETVREWLMYRQTNLGLEISVHCPCHTFRPNGDIIENANEVLEVKFKGMDYDDLSRTKKQKEQLYPHLILMMLPPHRLDSQTSSRRRKRALDTNYCFNNYEENCCVRPLYINFRQDLGWRWIHQPEGYYANFCSGPCPYLRSADTTHSSLLSLYNMLNPEASASPCCVPQDLEPLTILYYVGRSPKVEQLSNMVVKSCKCS, via the exons ATGAATCTGGCGAAAGCgcttctgtttttcctcctgtcacACTTTGTGACAATGACTTTGTCGCTCTCCACTTGCACCACTGTGGACATCGACCACATCAAGAAGAAGCGAGTGGAGGCGGTGCGGGGACAGATCCTCAGTAAACTCCGTATGACCAGTCCGCCTCAAACAACAGGTCCGAGTCAAGTCCCGTATCAGGTTCTGGCCCTTTATAACAGCACCAAGGAGCTCATTGAGGAGCTCGGGAGGGACAGGCATCAGAGCTGTGGACAGGATAACACGGAGACCGAGTACTATGCCAAAGAGATTTACAAGTTCAACATGATCAGTGGTCCGCCAGAAAACA ACGACCTCCCCTACTGCCCAAAGGGCATCACCTCCAAGGTGTTCCGCTTCAACGTCTCGGCCATGGAGAAGAACTCCACCAACCTGTTCCGGGCCGAGTTCCGGGCCTTGCGGATCCCCAACCCTGCTGCCAAGAGGAACGAGCAGAGGATCGAGCTctaccag ATCCTCCAGAAAGACGACCCCAAAGCCAAACAGCGCTACATTGGGGGCAAGAATGTCCTGACCAAGGGAACGCTGGAGTGGGTCTCCTTTGATGTCACGGAGACAGTGAGGGAGTGGCTCATGTACCGGC AAACCAATCTCGGCCTGGAGATCAGCGTGCACTGCCCCTGCCACACGTTCAGGCCCAATGGGGACATTATTGAGAATGCCAATGAGGTGCTGGAGGTCAAGTTCAAAG GTATGGACTATGACGACCTGAGCCGGACCAAGAAGCAAAAGGAGCAGCTCTACCCCCACCTCATCCTGATGATGCTCCCCCCCCACAGGCTGGACTCGCAGACGTCTTCTCGCAGACGCAAGCGGGCGCTTGACACCAATTACTGCTTCAA CAATTATGAGGAGAACTGTTGTGTGCGACCACTATATATTAATTTCCGCCAGGACCTGGGCTGGAGGTGGATTCACCAGCCGGAGGGGTACTACGCCAACTTCTGCTCCGGCCCCTGTCCCTACCTACGCAGCGCAGACACCACCCACAGTTCG ctgctgagcctctACAACATGTTGAACCCTGAAGCGTCTGCCTCGCCCTGCTGTGTTCCTCAGGATCTGGAGCCCCTCACGATCCTCTACTACGTGGGCCGCTCCCCCAAAGTGGAGCAGCTCTCCAACATGGTCGTCAAGTCCTGCAAGTGCAGCTAA